A genomic window from Rhodococcus oxybenzonivorans includes:
- a CDS encoding sensor histidine kinase: MSRKNDSVVGAAATKPVQWKEPERVIAVLRVLVVVSITVVVAFGTPINRTYLPLAVIGLGFAYTYATYVLIADLRGLRQLPQDAVAALDGVVSVTVAAATGAAVSHLVAVLPLAIVAIAVRQGMRHAIVDATCVGALFAVVTLATPLPDVATAYRIETALWWFGYLIMFAILTGTLRSLLDREHDRAIRAKAEALSEHLAVIEERDLRARLLEAQAMRDDGLRVVLHEFRTPISSLSSLANSLTTPGRFDAQAQERAISLIAAHSRHLTDMLDSLADVALRTGDPTGVARVRRTALDELAHASIEAAGISRANSKITITPPGAVVRCDAHRLRRVMTNLLENARRYGADHPVELSLVCTSSSLKVEVGDRGPGLTDDETTLVTRKFVSLGERGGTAGLGLWIVAEISSAMGGTFVLVPRTGGGLIARVVIPLDSPPEAPARAGTR, encoded by the coding sequence ATGTCGAGAAAGAACGACTCTGTCGTGGGAGCTGCTGCGACGAAGCCTGTTCAATGGAAGGAACCCGAGCGCGTCATCGCGGTGCTCCGGGTTCTGGTCGTCGTCAGCATCACCGTGGTCGTAGCGTTCGGAACGCCGATAAACCGCACATACCTGCCGCTGGCGGTGATCGGTCTCGGGTTCGCCTACACGTACGCCACTTACGTCTTGATTGCTGATCTACGAGGGCTGCGCCAGCTGCCCCAGGATGCGGTCGCAGCCCTCGACGGGGTGGTGTCGGTGACGGTGGCGGCCGCGACCGGTGCAGCAGTGAGCCACCTGGTCGCGGTTCTGCCTTTGGCGATCGTCGCGATCGCGGTACGCCAGGGGATGCGGCATGCCATTGTCGACGCAACATGTGTGGGTGCACTCTTTGCCGTGGTTACACTCGCCACCCCGCTGCCCGATGTGGCGACGGCGTACCGCATAGAGACGGCATTGTGGTGGTTCGGCTACCTAATTATGTTTGCCATATTGACCGGCACCCTGCGGAGCCTCCTCGATCGTGAACACGACCGGGCGATCCGGGCCAAGGCCGAGGCACTCTCGGAGCACCTGGCAGTTATCGAGGAACGCGATCTGCGCGCCAGACTGCTCGAAGCCCAAGCGATGCGAGATGATGGGCTGCGGGTGGTGCTGCACGAATTTCGCACGCCGATCTCTTCATTGAGTTCGTTGGCCAACTCCCTCACCACCCCAGGCCGGTTTGACGCCCAGGCCCAGGAAAGGGCAATCAGCCTGATTGCAGCACATAGCCGGCACCTCACCGACATGCTCGACAGTTTGGCCGATGTGGCGTTGCGGACGGGTGATCCCACCGGCGTCGCCCGCGTCCGGCGCACCGCATTGGACGAGCTTGCCCACGCGTCTATCGAAGCGGCGGGCATCTCGCGCGCGAACAGCAAGATCACCATCACACCTCCCGGCGCCGTGGTCCGCTGCGATGCCCACCGACTACGCCGTGTCATGACGAACCTTCTCGAGAATGCGCGACGGTACGGTGCGGACCATCCGGTGGAACTGTCCCTGGTTTGCACCTCATCGTCCCTGAAGGTCGAAGTCGGCGACCGCGGGCCGGGTTTGACCGATGACGAGACCACCCTGGTTACCCGCAAGTTCGTCAGCCTCGGCGAGCGAGGAGGCACCGCGGGGCTCGGATTGTGGATCGTCGCGGAAATATCGAGCGCGATGGGCGGTACCTTCGTCCTCGTGCCGCGCACCGGGGGAGGACTGATCGCCCGCGTCGTCATCCCACTGGACAGCCCCCCGGAGGCCCCAGCACGCGCCGGCACACGCTGA